The genome window ATTTACTTTCGAAACTTGTTTGCCTTTTTTTAGTTTTCACATGAGTGACACTGACGGGAACCTCCGATCTAACATTGCTGCCAGTAAATGGGCAGCCACAAATGAACTCAAGTAACTATCTGAATATTTTTCCAAACGCTATCTCCTTCGGTTTTTAAGAATATATCTCAGCTCACGTATTTTAGTCACGTCagtgaaacagaaaaatcacttcATTCTACTTTAGAAGTATTGCACAAGTTTTAGGGAGTCAATATTATTGCAGCACCTTTACGTGTACCACGACGAAGAATGTGCTTGGAGAGGAAAACTAGGTACCCACTAATTTCAGCTAATGTTTCAACGGACAAATTTTACCTCTTGAGGAATTATCAGAAACTAGTTGGCAATACACAGTTGTTGAAAGCTGTTGTACGAAGTTTTTAGTTTGACCTATCTTGAAATATACAGCAAATCTGAACAATATGTTTAATGTTTGTGACTACTTTTCTGGTAATAAAGCAACATGAAACTGTATGGTTGTGTGCGTCATTGCCCTGCTTAAGTCCTGAGGTATCATACATGATACCATCTACAAAAAAATACTCGATGGtttcaaaaaattttctgaggatcGTTCATTGTTAACTAGAGTTAACACAAAGCAATTAATACAAATATAGCTCACTTGCACTTTTAGTATGTGTTTGGGATTGAAGAGGATCTAGAACAGATGTATGTTTCAACATAACAACTATAGTGAAATAACACATATCAGTGTTCGCACTGAAACGTTCTTCAACAACTTTCACATTTCACCTCTGTTGCCAACTAAAAATACAGGATGTTTACTGCGTCGACAGGCTTTGGGCTTACATTTAGCACAACTCGTGGTTATCTTTATGAAAAATGTGACAGTGAATATTAAAGTGAGCAAAACCACTGTACTAGTCTTTTCGTTGGAGGTAGCATGTCCTTCAACGTTagataaaaaaaaactgtgagTAGTGACGACGCATTAAAATATTCGCTCTTTTGTGTAGTACCAGATTATTTCGATTACATTAGATACACCTTATGTCCCATAGGCCCATAGTCAAGAGATCCTCAAGAatgtagaacatatcagaaaataaGAACACACATATACAAAAAAAGAAAGGGATACGTAATGTTCCTCACATAGATCCTAAGTGAAATGTCCATGTCCCTTACGATACCCAGTACAGAGATAGCTACTGAAAAACTATTGAGCCACTGGAAGCGGTAGTTTGATGTATTGGGGTCATATTCCTGGACAGAGGATTTCAAATTGCTGTCTGGCCAGCCAGATCTAGGTTTTCATGTTTTCCTTAAACTGTTTCGGGTGGACACCAGAGTGCTTCCGTTAACAATATCACGATTAATCTTCTTTCCCATCCACGTCTGAAACGAGCTTCTATACATCTACACATGTCACTAAATTAAAGTTTCCCACCTTGTTTTTCCGTcttatgtgaaggctaatctcagaaactactgtagggattttaatAGTTTCGCTAACAGATAATCTGAATCATGAAGAACGTTTTTGCatataatttttaaacatttcgtgcaaattggctgaactatgatgaacTAAAGTATCCATCGCATTTTTCTGTCTGTAAATACTAACACCAGCAACTGTTTAGGGGTtttatacggttttcactaatagatagactaATTCACAAGAAAGGTTTGTGTAAACAGTCTGTTACCGCTAAGTAAGACAAGTCACCCGACCCTAGATACTTAGTAGTACCCTTGTGAATCTGGGGCGGTTCGCTAGCATGTTAGTTTTAAAGTCTCTGCTGGTCTTTGGTCTGTATGTAAAGGTTAATGTCAGGAACTAGTATAGGGATTCTGATAGACGTTTGTCATTTGTAGATAGACCAATTCACGAGTAGAGTTTGTGTGGATAATTTATAATTATACTAATGATGAGAGTGTAACATAAgcatttttatctgtttcatatttaattggcgtttggagAGACATCTCGTAGAAATGATGGGATCTACAAGCTGGtcactttcggagaaggcggtatcCGATGGGAAAAGAAGTAAACAGCCACCCCAACTCCAGAGAGCAGTGAAGCTTGACCAGAATGTATACAACTATACTTATtatgttctatatatatatatatatatatatatatatatatatatatatatatatatatattataaattaaCGTCCCTTACTGCGTTTTTCTGTGTGTATGTCAACGATAATCTCAGGAATTAGTGTatggattttgatatggttttcactaatagggagagtgattcacaaggaaggtttaTGTATGCAGATTATTACCGCTATACCAAACAGGTCGTCCAGCGTTAGGTATTTAGTGCTGCCTCTGCAAAGCCAGGGCAGGTCGCTAGTATATTCTAAAGATCACGATGCCAAAAGGACATTAAACTATAAAACTGGAAGTCCATTTAGCCCAGTTCTAATTTCCATTCTGACAGTTAAGAACATTAGATGCTGTTGCATGTCTGTTTATTTATCGTGTTGCTTGGGAAAAAAACCGGAGAGTGCTATACCGAGGCTTAACACCTGCAGCGTTAGCAACCGACATCACATCAGTGCAGCAAAGATACCTAACACGCAGGGGACATTTTCCAGAAGACAGATAGCCACACTCCGACTGTCCACCAGAAGGCGATACAAGCACCACTAGAGGCCAGGAACCACATGGACCTATTCTCTTCCACAACACACGTGATCGAAAATGCACTCAGTTGTATCCTAGCGGCGAGTGGTATTTAGGGCAGCACTTGGACCCGACAAGACAAGTTCGCTCCAAGCGAGTTTCCCGTGCCAGGCACCGATTCTGCAAGGATTCCAGAAATCAGGAGACTCACTTAAGAGCCACTGCCATTTACGTCTGACTTCGTGATCGTGGGAGCGCCCACCTGTGGACTTAGTGTTCGTAGCCTCCTCGCCAAAGAAGATGAGGTCTTTGTCGTTGTGGCGAAATTGAGGACTTGTAAATTTATTCCTGTTTAAATTTGAAATGGCTACACGCTGGACTTAGACAATTTTGCTCCCTACGGTACTTACGCTTTGTCCACTCAATTTTCTACTTTAACACGGAGCATCCTATAGGGCTTTGACATTTATACAGTGTGTGTTTAAGGAACTTAGACACAGTGACTTGTTCTATTTTCAGAACTTACttattttacgttttgtttcagtCCATGTTAGAGGAGATGTACCATTAATCTTTGATAAACAAACTTGTCCAGGCACTGCTTTCTGGGTATTTTTTGTGCTGTCGTCGGCGGAGATATTATATAATACTAGGGACACTGCTTTCAGTAACAGCGCACAGCCGGTATGTGTGTAAAACAAGCAAAACAAGCAAGCAATATTCTGCGGAGTTAACGTACGGACGTCAATGTACATGGCGCGTAATATTTACCTTGTTACTGGTTTCGTACTTCAGACCAGAGCATCCTCGAAGATTCTTTGTTGGGCAGACAACTCTCACCACTTTTGGTTGGCAATGGAGCCGAGCGGAGCTTTCAACTCTTAATGGGTTGCCATGAATATCTGAACGTGTTCTTGCCTCAAGTGCGGAACTAGTAATGAACAAGCAACGCGCCATATGTGGCGGTTTATCTGTGCATTAAATCCTAAGAGTCGCTGCATCCCCTGCAGGCGATGTCTGCGTTTGCTAATCTTACTGAATGTCCTAAACAGTTAGGGTCAAAATTAGGCTGACGGTAAAGAATCATATATGGAGTGTTTTGAGACAGGGAACTAATGCTCGAAAAGGAATGTCTTAGTCGATAAGAGATCTTCAATGAGCAACGTGCAAAAGGCATGAATCTGTAAACTGTTTACCTTTCTTCATCGACGTTGGTGGTGGTACCTTGAGAAAGAGCCCTCCTATTGGGTTCTATGAAGTCGTTGTTAGAAACTCCAGTGGAAATAGAAGAGACTGGTTCATATGGCCCTAGCTATCTGTCCCAGGTTACAGCAGACAACAGGGCTCTATATATACatccacatccacacacacacacacacacacacacacacacacacacacacacacaaataacccATTGTACAGTACACGGTGAAGGATACATCGCACCAACACTATCGATTTTCTTTTTCGTTCCACCTACGTACAGAGCCAGGAAAAAATTGACTGCCGATATGGCTTTGTATGTGCCCTAATTTGTCTTATTCTCATGAAGCCAACGCGAGATATGCGTACTGGTCGCCCTAGAATACAAGTTCCCTAAATATATCCAATAGTGTTTCGCGAGAACTAGTAGTTTTCCTTCCACGAACTCCCTTTTACTTTCACATAGCATGTCTGCCACACTTTTGTTTGACTGTACCGACCTGCTATGATCTTTGCAGTGCGCTACTGAACCCGTTCGATGTCTGTTGGAAGCATACTTCATAAAGACTCCAAACACTGGGAAAACGCTTCGGAATTGGTTGCACTTACTTCTTGTATGCTGTTTTCTTCACGGATTAATTACATTTATCCAGAACCAAGTCTTCCAATCTCCTTCCCCAACACTAATTTCATGCTGATTTTCGTATTGCTTTTTAGTATTATCCTTAAATACTTCTACAATCTGAAGCGCTCAAGACGTTCAGCACTATTCTTGTAATCTGATACTGTCGGATTCTTCCTGTTTGTTATGGGTATTGTCTGACGTATATCCTCATTTAAAGAGAACGTGCTATTCTTTACACCATgtggaaattttgtcaaagtctttctgcattttcttAAGGCCGCCCAACAATGAaacctgtacacaacagcatcgtcACCGAACAAACATCTAGTGTTGCTAACCTTTTGAGAGAGGGCAGCGAAGCTCGATGAGCCGCTGTAAAGCATGAACTGAGAATGGTTGCTATGTGCTTAGGTTGTTGCCATGTGGTGTAAGTTGCTTATGTCAgtaatatacaaaatatttattttcagctATTAAATCAATCTCTAAACGTATTCAGTTAAAAATTCACTACTATATATACAATTTTGACCCTAAAGTTTGGGACAGCCTCTGTGCAGTGTAGTGTGATTGTGAGAATTTACTGCACGCCTTCGTCCAGGTGACGTAGCAGAAAGCCTCATTGGTATTGTTGCCAACGGCAGGGCAGCCACACCCACAGTTGTCAGCGGAAATTCTGCAGTGGTTACGTGAACGTAAGCAAACACGGCACCTTGTTTTCGATGTGGCGCTGCAAGGAGTGTTTTCTGTCCCCACTCTCCCCTCCTCCAGGAGAGTAGCGCCGTAAACACGGTGACGCGGGTCCAGCGCCACTGGACAAACCAGTCCTTGCCTCACCTCCACCTCATCTGGCCGCCGCCGACCGCTGTAGAGGCTGCACAACGCTCCTCGCTGTCGAGACTGCGCTGCACGGGTAGCCTTCCCACCTCGCGAGCGCTGCACTGCTACTGGCGCGaacctacgacaatttacaattactgGTTAGAAAAGTCTAATCAAGAACACAAATACATATCACGACCAGGGGACATAACGCTAATATAGTGCAACGTCGCCTCTTGCCTTGATAATTGCGTCATTTCGGCAAAGAAGAGAGTGCACAAGCCTCCTCGTCTACACTATATCCTGCTGAAGCCGCTCACTGATGACTGGATTCCGTAGAGCTACCAAATTGTGGAGATGTTAGTCCTTAAGGTTTCTCACTCTCTTCCAAATAGTCTTAGACAGCTTCTATGGGATTAAGACTTGCTGACTTAAAGCGCCAGACGAGATGCAATAGTTGTGTGAGTCTTCGTCAAATCGGGAAAATATTCATGCACTCCTGCGAACACAGTTTTGTCATCTTAAAGGCCGGAGTATTTACAGTATCCTCACCATGAAGACGCAGAATAAGAGCGACACTTGATCACCGAGAATGCTGAATTAACATTCTGGTTCATATCCAAGGTAACATTAATCAGCGGGCTGAAGTCATGGTACGAGAAATGCGTCCAAAACATCACAAATCCGCCTGTGGCTTGAACTATACCCTCCACAAACTTTGGATTAAACTTCTCTCCACGACTCTTCAGATCTCATTACACACTAGGCGAAAAGTCGCCATTCCAGTTTCTGTATTGTTTGGCTCATTAAGATGTGCAGCAATGGCCTCCAAATGTTCATTGCGTGCAGTTCGCTCCGCAATGTTTGCTCGAAAACTGGTTAAGTGTACTTGCATTCCCTGACACCGGCAATTCCTGTCGGATCCCTCTCGGTTACGATTTTTATTGGACTACTGTTCTTCCGCCATGATACATGGCTGCATGAGGTACACCGATCCTTGCACACTTAATGCATTGTCCTCATTGATGTACCAAAATAACTGAGCAACTTCATTCACCGtgagtcggccgctgtggtcgggcggttctaggcgcttaagtccggaaccgcgctgctgctacggtcgcagcttcaaatcctgcttcgggcatggatgtgtgtgatgtccttcggttagttaggtttaagtagttctaagtctaggggactgaagatcccagacgtaaagtcccatagttgttacagccatttgaaccattcacggtGAGGTCATGGTCACTTCCAAACACGATAGCCCTTTTCTGCGAATCAGTCACGTGTCCAAGTCGAcccgtcttactttgtttattgaTTGCACACAGTCGACCGACACATACACATCACTTCACTGCATTGCAAGCCTTGCTGGAGGTTTTGCCAAAACCTTTCCAGTGTTAAATTTACGCCAAACAGTTCCATACCCGCTTTCCACGAGCTGTGTTTCGCGTAACTATTGACAATGAACACGCGCCTTTTTATCGTGAGCATAATTCTGTGCTGCGTTCAGCTGCTCCTCTCACTCTTTCAGATGTAATGACACATGAAGAAATGGGGACAGAGCATGCGGGAGATGCACTTGTGCAGATGTGTGAGAGCAGACGAATGGTGCATTGAAATCACGATTTCCAGCATTTTTTGTGATGGGCAGTTCTCTTGTTCATTAACAAGGATAAGTTCCTCGTCAGTCTTGGGAATATTTTCTGGGCCACCTTTATTTTGTTCACGTTATACAAACTGCGGTAAAGCGGAAAAGGAAAGAGATGGGAAGAAAGGGGTGCACGATTTCATCTAGGTTATTGAGGACTGAAGAAGTGAGGGGGCCGTTAAAGAGACTGTTGATAAATTAATTGGATACAAAGAATATGGGACTCATACTCTTTAAAACACGAATAAATTGCTTGAATATCAAGAATATGGGACGCATACTTTTTAAAACATGCGGAGGAAAACCTCTGAAAAAATTGAATCAGTGGAAATAACTCTGGACGCAATCGTCAGGATTTTTAGGCGAGTGGGAGGTTGCAGTAGTCTTTA of Schistocerca serialis cubense isolate TAMUIC-IGC-003099 chromosome 2, iqSchSeri2.2, whole genome shotgun sequence contains these proteins:
- the LOC126457744 gene encoding uncharacterized protein LOC126457744 — encoded protein: MAQRRIQVGMREEIGQFLTKNNRDVCLRFAPVAVQRSRGGKATRAAQSRQRGALCSLYSGRRRPDEVEVRQGLVCPVALDPRHRVYGATLLEEGRVGTENTPCSATSKTSPRLDGDGELRFEDGRQGHSNLGSAPGNWYSFLGRTTL